The genome window ACGGGTTGTTGGACTGGGTTTCCAAGGTTTCGGAAAAGGGGTTCATCGGGGCAAAGGACCGTACCATCATCCAGGTTGCTTCCTTGACTGAAGGACTTGTCAGATGCCTAGAAGGCAAGACTCAGCATTCGGAACAAAGAAGAATTGAATGGATCTGAGAGAATATAGTAGTACAAGCCAATTCCTTGTTTGATCTAGTTAGCTTAGTCTTATCAGTTCAAGTCTATCGACATTGAAAAACACCAGAGCACCGTTACATGCTTCATACTCATTGAATACAATGAACTCGGGGTAGATCTAATGTAATATGCAAGTGAGAGTCGCATTTGAGCAGGTATTGAAAAGAGTTTCTCTTCGCCAGGCACTCTGTAAAAAGGGTTCTTGCAAAGTTTCCTAGTCTCTGACTTTGATGGTTAAAGGTTGTAGTAAAGACCAGAGAATCAGGCGGCAATTGCGGATAGACGTCGACTTTACCGAAGTGTGAGAGGATTCCCTCATTGAATGAGGTGAACTCTTGTGATCAATGTCATCTGAGAGAAGACAGATGTAAACTCTCGACATCCCCTCGCGAACTCTGGGAATATGTATAGCTTTTTAACAGGATCTTAGCTGTAGCTCATGGCTAAAGTGGGCATTTTCTGCGGTTCATGGTTGAGATCCCAATTTCGAGTCACACTCCTGAGGGATCGACAACTTTTGGCTACTTATATTCGTGCTTGTGAATGGGATTGCGGTTACATGGCGTAATGTTCTCGTCGGTTTCGGTTTCGGTCTCGGTGTCAATCATGCCCCACGAGCTTAAGTGTATATCACGACCAAGTATAGAACCTCCAAGCAATAGGGGCAAATCATACACGAAACGAGCTAATTTAAGCTCGGCACCCAGATCTAAAGCCATTACCAGGCCGCTATCATGTCTGTGCTTCGAGGCAATGCAAGATTGGGCATGTTCTTAGCCCATACAGTTATACGCGTATCCGCAGCAGTGTTATGAGACTGCTTGCTCCTTTCAGTAGAGTTTATGTCTATCAAACATTCTCTTCTGTTACAACAAGATGGAAAGGCCAATCGGATTGTTCTTATTACGCGGTAGTTGTGTCGATCATGACGCAGGGGCCTGTCGGTATTAAACAACTTCCCGAGACTGGGTGCATTTTCGGATCTTGGCCGCGTGTTGTTGCAGATTGATGTCGTAGCTCTCAGTATTAATACCTGGGCTTCGCTGCTCATAGCCATGAATTGAACCCGAAATATCCATGTCCTCGAGCATTTTTCTTAACCACTAACTACTAAAATCCTTCACCATGGGCAATGCGCAATCCCCCCTCGATTTTGTATCCAACCGATGGCCAATTATCGTCACTGCTCTATTTGCCTGCTTAGTTGCCGCTATAGGTCCCAGAGTTGTTAACGCTTTGCGACTATGGACTATCCCCACCATTGGTGAGGAGCTTGGTAGCACAGAAAAGCGAAGACAAGCGTACTTGGCTGGAGCCAGGAAATTGTACTCGGCAGGGTACCAAAAGGTGAAATCACTCGTTGGCTGGTGACACAAGCAAAGCTCACAACCTTTCAGTTCAAAGATGGTGTTTTCCTGATAACTACATCGCGAAGTATGTATCTGTTGACTAGTATCACAAGTCTCATTCAAGCTAATGTCTCTAGCTTCTCCGACTATCGTCATCTCACCTGACTTTCTCCCTGAGCTCAAGAAACTGCCTGATGCTACTCTAAGTATGGAGGCTGCCGTTGATGAGGTGCGTATATGAATGTCAAGTTTTACTTACTCATCTAACCATGTCGATAGTCAATGGAGACCAAGtacaccaagatcgagacgTCAGTACCCATCATTCCGCACACCATCAAAGGAGAATTGACACCATCGCTATGTAAGTTCACAATGGAAATCTGAAATGCAGATCCTTCCAAAGATGGAAAAATCTGTAAAATGTGTAGAGCCGCTCTGACAATGCCCAGCTCGACTGAGTTTGACTATCGCAAGCGAAGTTAGAGATTCATTGAATCTTACCATGCCACCATGCGACGACTGGACAGAGGTCAACATCCATCACGCTCTCCTTCGTATCGTCGGTATGGTATCAGGTCGCATGTTTATCGGCCCTGAGCTTTGTCGCTCCGAGCAATACCTTGATGCAGCCATCAACTACACCATGGAAGTCATGGGTGCCCAGCGTGCCGTGCAGAACATGCGGCCTTGGTTACGTCCTTTCCGAGCCCAAAGCCTTCCCGAGGTAAAGAAGCTGTATCAGCGAATcgcagaagctgaagctttCCTTGAGCCTGTGGTCAAAACCAGAACCGACGCAATGAATGATCCGACTTATGAGAAGCCGGATGATTTCTTGCAGTGGCTCATCGACGGAAAGGACAAGTTCCCTGACAAGAATAGCCAGAACCTCGCCAAGGTTCAGTTGGGTCTTACTTTTGCAGCGGTTCACACCACGACGCTGACAGCCACAAATGCGTGAGTCACTCCCTTGTACATATTGTGTATGTCTCTAAAGCAAAAGCAGATTCTACGACTTGGCGGCTCTGCCAGACCTGCAGATAGAACTTCGAGATGAGGTCCGTGAAGCATTAGCGCAGAGCGGTGGCAAGTTTACGAGTAACGTCCTGCAGTccatgaagaagatggataGTTTTCTCAAGGAGACACTTCGAGTCCACCCTGCGACGATGGGTAAGGCATAGTCCAATAGCCTCGGCCAGTAAACCACTAACAAAAGTCTTACAGCCTCCTTCCAACGTAAAGTTCTGAAAACATTCACCCTATCCAGCGGCCAGGTCATCCCAGCTGGCGTGACAATAGAGATACCTGCTGTCGCAGTCAGCTCCGACTCCAATGTCTTCCCACAAGCCGATAAATTCGACCCATTGAGATTTTACAAGCTTCGCACTGAAGCCAAGGACGGCGGTTCAGTTGAGAAGGCGGCAAACAACCAGTTTGTCAGTGTCAACCAGAGCAGCTTGACTTTTGGCTATGGTCGACACGCATGCCCTGGAAGATTCTTTGCTGCAAacgagatcaagatgatTTTGGCCCATGCATTGCTGCAGTATGATGTCAAGAATGCGGGCGGTGCTACTGAAAGATATCCTAACATGGAGTTTGCTCATATGGTAAGTCAATGATTGAATGAGTGCGAGTGGTGCCAAGTATGTGTACTGATTGAGGCCGCAGTCTATTCCGGATCCTTCCAAGAAGCTCCGGTTCAAATCGGTTGAGGTATGAGGAGTTTATATGCTTAGCGGAAGGACGAGTGGCAATTTCACTTTGGTGTTTTCGGCCTGAATTTATTGGTTACACTTTGTTTCTTAGTCTTTTTGTGAACTAGATGTTTTGCAGCTGAGATTTGTGTCTGATAGTTTATATTCATGGCACAGAACTTATTCTTTTCAGCTATTGTTATAAataaagattattataatttcGTCACTCGTACTAGTTGCTTAAAGTCTATCCTTATAGCTACTAAGTACTTCCTGACTTCAGCCACTTGGTCCACCGTTCTTCTGACTTCTTTGCCTTCGAAGAGGTTGTTGAGGTCAAGCGTGGCCGCAGCTCCACAATCAAGCTGTCAAATCTGAAGATTTCCAAGTCATAAGCCGGAACTGGTTTATGCTTTACTAACGGTAAATTTGCGTCTATTTTCAAAACGTCCCATAAGAAGCTAGTTCGAGACAAAAAGGCGTCGGATATCTCGCTCATGTCTATGACATGTTGAGCTTGGGCAGCTTGGCTGATGGCGCAGGTCCATggaatatatttattagacCAGTGAAGACTCATTGTGCTCTCTGGAACACGAGCTGATGCAATAACAACTTGGATTGAAACTTTGGCGGGGAACAGACTTCCGGCTTGTGGAAAGGCGGTGGTCGGGCGGAGCTGGACAGTATACTGTGTTCTAATGAGCACAAGCTTTCGAGTCGCTCTATATTGGGAAGATATCATACCTCTGACATGAGGGCATAGGTCCTGTGTTCTCCTATCTTGCATGAATCCTCTCGTATCGGCTCGTAAAGATCTTCCGATCTTATACTTGTGATCTCGGCATCCATCGTCTGTTTTGCTGCAATGGTATCCATACATTCAATGGATGTTTACCCGTACAAGATCCCCATTCCGTTCCATGAGTCAAGTGTAAATGAACAATAACTCGCTTCCAGAACTCCTGTAAGGTTCCAGATAATTCGAATTTCTGCTGGGCATATACGATAGAATCGTGGATGAAATTCCAGCGCAATGCGAAGTCCGCGTCGTTAGGGTTTGCTTGCACGACCAGTATAAATTGCGTTTGCCGCGGCTTAGCAAATAGTGTCGCTCTCAGCGTATAATTCTGAGCTCCAAACATCTCGGGAGGACAGGTGATGAAGCTGAATCTGCAATGCATATATTCATCCTGACCTAGGGGAGCAGAGTAAGGAATAATGTTGAGGATCCTGTCTGGTACTGGAAGATCAAGGACCACATTTCCCCTAAACCTTTGGATACTGTATACTTTCTTACTCATCTCTTGATACTTGAATGGTGATATTATCATATCGTCTTCTTTACTCAGAACCGGTGGGGGTTCCGCCGTCTGATGTGGCATCTGCTGTGGTTCACGGATCAGATTAACATAGCGGCTTGCGAAATCTGGGTACTGAGTACGGAGATAGTCGCCATAGGGCTCACGCCATAGAGGATCAAAGGCGTCTAGCCTTGCAAATTCAGAAAGCACGGATCTCTTATGGCTGTCACCTTGATGGACTCGCCCAGGCGAAGGAAGGTGCGATTTGATTTTTCGTTTCTTCATTTCTAGAATCTGATGCTAGGGCGCTCGAACGAGGTGCTTGAGGATCATTGGCGAGTGCAACTTCTTTGTCGTAGAAGACctcaggccaagaagatacGGGACCGGGTCCCTTTGGGCGTTGGGGGATGTTTTCCCTTGTTAATCTCGGCCAGTGACCATGTCCGTGATTGTGAGATTCTGGAGAGGCAGGGTAATTAATGCCGTTCTTGAGGGCATCTCCTGGATTTGGCGAGTCTGACTGGATAGCTACCAATGCGGCGGGATCCTGAGGTCCTAAACTCGGTAGATCGTACCGCGGAGATTTGGGTGAGCTGTGATCGTGCTCATCGACAATAGGTAGAGCTCTAGAGCTCATTCCATCACTATAGAACATATCCACATCGAGAGTCTTCTCAGTATATGTCGCCATATCCTCGAGGAACTTCTGAAGAATATAATCCTTTggggcagcagcagtatCGGGTAATCGAGCTTGAAGCTGCGCAATCTCCTGCAGAATCAAAGCTGTGTCGTCTTTAATCGCAGGTGTATCGTTGCGAATTTCTGTCGTATCAATTTTGATATCTTTCGTCAGAGATAGAGATATCATATCGAGGGCCGGTTATAGGGCTGATTTGTGAGCTTCCAAGCTGGACCTAAGCTTCTCCATGTCGCCTTGGCCATTAATAGCCCAAGCGGCTCTGCTCTTGACACGCCCGTCTCCATACTTTTTTATACACGTTTCAACTTCGAGAACCACGGAGCCGCAGTTCGAAACAATGCCTGATACGTGGTGTTGGATTGTTGGTGGGAATGGCTTCGTGTCATCTTTGGCGTCTTCTTCAATGAGTTCAAGGACTGTCTGGAGAGAATGAAGCTCGCGTGAAACCCTGTCTAAATCGCTGCGGGCCTCTCAACAGCTGCGCACCAAAGTACTAATCGATATACTTAAGCTACTGATCGCTGTAATGAGGCCAGCGCAGCCGCTGATAATAGAGAGAGGGTCCATCCGATGAAGTTGAAAATGTTGAGTGCTGATGCGGGGATGGCATTTCAGCCGCTCGTAGTTGAGAGAGATTGTAGTCAGCCTTTCGCATCGTATCCTGGTAAATGGCGGAATCGGAGCGTGTGTATTGGGTGACGTTTTCAGCCAGTATCTACAAGCGCTTTAGTTAAGATGCCGAAATAAAATGACTGCAATGTTTGATCCCTAAGCTATTTGTCTCAAATTTCTAGATCTAAAATTTCTTCTCTGTGTGCGATTCTGTTTCCGATTCTGTTTGCTCCTCGAACTTCCTCCGGGTTGTTAATAAGACTGTTCAGGAGGACCAAATACCTGCCATGTCCGTGGCATGAGGCAGAATTGAGGCCTGAACCAGCAAAAAAGCGTCCATCAATAGCAGAGCTACAGGTGTCTGAATTGTGAGCTAGATGTActatttgcagttgagacctgtggcCCAGAGCTTGTAATCACCACATAGGACTTGCTCCCTATCTGTACTCCATCTGATTCGAAGCGCCAGTTTCTCCAGATCGAGGCTCATCCTTCGGCACAAGCTCCGTTGCCGAGTCTCTCGAATGCGGCTGAAGATCATCAGGATATCTCACATAAAACGCAACCATAACCAGCAGCATCAAAATGGAGTCAAATACAAAAGTCGGCCACTCCTTCTGCTGCAAATATCCCTCCTTATCCATAGCGAACTCGACAACTCGAAAGATGTTTCGTACAAGAATGAAGGCTGATGTGAAGTAAAGCATGTTTAGATATGCCTTCCAACGGATCGCAACAGGGATGCTAGTATGCCCCAAATGAACCCTGAATCGTCGATGAAAGACAACGCAGCAGGCTACGAAAGCGAGGAAGAGTAGAATCTGCGCGATAAGGCCGGTAATCACTATGATGTTTCCAATGTGGACAAGATCCGCATTGGCGAGAAGACCACCTCCATTTCCCTGGATATTGAACGTGAGAAAATCTCCAAGGACAAAAAGTCGAGTCGTCCAGCGAACAGAGATAAGAGAACAGCTCTCTCCGCCTATAGCTCTGACCAGACGAGAGTAGACCATGTATAGTGTCGCTGCGAAGAAGACGGGTGgcaggaggagaaagagggCTTGCATGATGTTGAGAGGGAGGGAGTCGGTGGCGTTCCAGCATAGAGCTCGGAAGAAGTAGCCGAGTACTTCGCCTGTAGATAGGTCAGAGGGATAGAGGTTTTGGATGATAGGGACACTTACAGACaccgccgaagaagaagagaagacagaAGCGTGTTTTGGACTTGTGCATTTTATAGCCAACGGCTACTGTTGCGAGGGTGAAGAGAAGGGTGAAAATGATTGATCCGACAAGACTGGGGACGTATTGCCATAGGTAGACTTCACCCAAATACTTCTTTAGCTCGGGCATTTTAGAGAAGAGAAACAGTCGACGAAAGATCTAAAACGGTCTCAGTATCAGAGCAGCACAAAGGGAAATAACAGCAGTGAAGAAAACGGATTCGTTTTTTCAAGGCGACTCTGAAAGTGGTTTTCAGTGAGACGAGAAGTCAAGGATCAGATGTACGATGGCCTCCAGCGCCGCAACGGCATCAATATATACGAATTCTTCATTTTAATTGACACACTAAACCCTGATTCTATCTGCAAATTGCCCGCTGACACGCGTGTTGCGTACTGGCTCTTGCGTACCAAAAAGCCATAAACCTCTGAATTACCCTGAAGGCTGGAGATAAGATCGGGAGGTTAAAGCCCGAACACGCGTGTTAGCTAAGAAATTAACAGGGGTTGAGGACCAGACCTTACCTAGGCCGGACTAGTTAATTCTATTTAGGCTTTGGGCTTGTCAGGGTTATCTGTCGATCACTTCGCTTACGGCTTGCGAGtccttgatgatgaattcCTGTCTCAGCTCATTAATCTCACATCCAATTCCAACTTCTGGGGAATAGCACATATTCATTATTACTATTTTGAGCCGACTTCAGGTCTAAGCTTATCGGCTTTCTTCAGCATGCTTCGTCGCAGTCATaaaaagtccaagaaggGATGTCTGCAATGGTAAGTAGAAATGGTAACGGAACCTTCAAGATCGTGGAACATAAACTAATACCGTCTGATCAGCAAACAACGTCATGTAAAGGTTCGACTCTCCATTGCTCAAAATTTATAAGCGCTTAAGCTTATACACCCGCATTGACTCTATTGTTACCATGACTAACACGCGTGTTCAGTGCGATGAAGGCCGCCCAACATGTCTCCTCTGCACAATGTCAAACCGAGATTGCAGTTTCGCCTCCGACCCCCAACCACCCCCTCAAGACGCaaattcatcaacatcagacCCATCCTCTCGTGAAGGATCACTCCCCAGCCTCGACACCAATCTTAGGTCCACAAGTGCAACATCCCTATCCGACAGCCATGAAACATCTTTTAACAGCGTCGTCAACATGGAACATATGGAACTCTTCATCCATGGGATAACAAACAAAGACTTGTTTAGTCTTGGTGACAGAGTTGAACATTCTCAAGAGACGCTTGATATCTGTCTTAAAGAGAGCGTTAAGGCGCCGTATCTCTTACATCAGGTGTTGGCGTTTTCTGCTCGCCATCTGGCGGCTATTCACCCTGAGCGGCCAACAAGGTACCTGGATCAAGCTGTAAAGTTACAGACACGGGCCGTCTCACTATTTAATTCGACGAAACGGGAGGTTGATTCATCGAACTGTCTCGCTATTCTCCTGTTCTCAGTTACTCttggccatcatctcctcgcCGATGCCTTGGCAACCCGAAGCTCCGACGGTCTTGACGGGTTTCTTACCCACTATGGTCAGTGTGTCGAGATGAATTGGGGGTTGTACCGCTTAACACTCTCCGCATGGCCTTTACTCCTTAGCACGGAGCTCGAACCAGTTCTATCATGGAGTAGTCAGCAATCATCCAAAGACCCGACCGGAAACCATTGCGAACCCATAATCCAGCTCATCAACGAGTCGATGGCTTTATCAaatgaggagaaagaagTCTGTCACGAAGCAATACAATACCTCCAGCTCGGTTTCGATGCCATGTTCGAAGAGGACGATGGCAGTCGATATCGCATGATATTTCAGTGGACGATGCTAGCGTCTCCAGAGCTGACAGGCTTGTTAGCTACAAAACGACCTGAAGCCCTGATCCTTCTGGGTTATTACGCTTTGTTATTGCATTATGGACGAAGTCTCTGGCAGGTTGGAGATACAGGGGAATATCTGCTAGGCCTCATCGTGGACTATCTTGCCCCAGAGTGGCATATCTGGCTCGAGTACCCACAGCGAATGATGAGACAAAATTGAGATTGTACATCCATTCTAATAGAAGCTGCTTGTTTTGTTCATGAGTGGGTACATCAAAGTGCCATGCCCCGAGGCGACAGATCTCCACATACTACACCATACCTCAACAGGAAGATCCACACAACCTCAACCCTAAAAAAATGAATACGAGAAAAAAAGAATGAGGCACACCGGATTTGAACCGATAACCTTCAGGAATCTCCGTGCTTAATAGCTGGAATCTGACGCGCTACCGTTGCGCCAGCGCCCCATTGTATGTTGAACTCGTGTTCGCAAATAGCCCCTTGAATCTGATTGTCATGGAGTCAACTTTCGCTGTCTGATACATGTGCAAcctaggggaggcaagaaaccATATGTCCTCTATTGCAGATGACAAAGAGACTCGAGCAGAATGAGTAATTTAATTCACTTTTAGACTATTCACTTACATCACCTGGAATAGAGGCCCGAAGAGGCAATAGCTATCATAAGCGATAAAATGATTCAGGCAAGTTAACCTAAATTTATTTGTTTGTTTGATAAGTTTATTTTGACATCCTATTTTAAAGTCTGACCGCTATACGGGCTATCCattgatgagagaagaagcATGAGAAAAGCAATATTTCGCTTATAGTAACTAACATGTTCTAACTAAATGCAAGTGCCTATTTTAAAGTCTGACCGCTACAAGGGCTTTCCACCCCTTTCGAGAGCCCATTTCACCAAATAGTCACGATTACGCCGAATCTCCTCTTTGCAACCCACCAACCATTCGAAGTACTCATCATGCTGCCGCAGTGTTTGCTATACATATTGCATGTGAGAACCAATGTTGGGGTTATCAAGGAATGCATGGCCGTTTTCTCCACAGATATCGAGCCAGTCTTTGTAGAGGGATTGAAAACAGGATGACAAATGCCATGGTGACTGGCCCGAGCATCGAAGGAAATGGATATCAAGGATTTGCCAGTTCCATGCCGTGACCTTGTTCCCATCGATTAGGGCTCCGGAGTTTCTTGGGAACTTTCCCGCttcatgaagaagctcagaTTGTACATCGTGGGGCTGTTGTTCCACCAGGAACACGAACCACCGGCCAAGATACTCGGCCAGTGCGTGCCGGCCATTTTCTGCTACAAAGCATGCGTTGCAGTAAGCCTTCTCAAAGACCTCTTGCGTAAGAATTACTCCGTCCCAGGTTAGCCGCCCCATGGTAGGTTCCCATGCCTCAAGCCCAGGCCTTCCACCGGCAACCTCACCCGCACCCGCACCGATCCGAAACGCTCTCAACTCTTGCCATTTCTCACATCGAGGACATCGAGCCATCCACAAAGTCCAAGGTTTTCGGAAGCCTTGATAAAAACGTTTGAATGGCCGCCCTTGTTGCATGGTATCCAAGATGCCAGGGAAATATCGATCGAGGGGGGATGAGATCATATGGTTTTCAATCGAAATGATGGGAAAGCTTTCGGTTCCATAAATACCATTATGGCTGGTAATGGTCGCGTCATTAAAGACACCGTTTTTGAACAGACATCCGTTGCACTTTCGATAGTGTCGATTACTGCCGAATTCGCTGTTCTGCATTAAGGTCATATTCCACCAAAGTCGCTGACGTATGTCGTCCGGGGTTTCAATAATTCGTTGGCGAAAGTCGATGAACGTAATTCCATTAAAGTAGGCCAGCCCATGAGCTCGGTACTGACCCAACAGAACGAAAGGAGGCGTGGCTAGAATATCACCAACAATGAGGTTATAGCGAGCTTGTATGCTCCCGCCGCCGTCGGCTGGGGGTGTCGTTGCCACACCCCCAGTGGGTGTATTCGTAGGCTCCCAAGAAGTAATCGTCTTTGTTGCAGGGGTTCCAAGCATGGGCTTTCGCCAGATCACCTCGGCCAAGAATTTGTATTGAAAATGGTAATAAGGGAGAAGTCGCAAGCAACCGGCACAGGCCCACCGTGTCGCCAAGAGGTTGCAATCGTTCCAGAGGGGCTTATCGATGGCCGGCATGGGATTACAGTAAGTGAATGCATGAGAATAAATGCATATTTTTGAGGCTAGGGCGACTTGGAAAAGTCAACCTTTCTGGAGCTCGATGTACcaataatagaaatagatGATTTATCAGCGTGATCTGGAAATAGTCTTTCACTTGGCACCTCATCCCCGGTTCCCCAGTATTTTTGAGATACACACGTGCCCCGGAGCGCGGAAGGACTTTATATCTACATTCCGTTTGCTTTGGAATGAAGATGCTCGCTTTTTGGGTTCCGTAAGTGGCTCACTTTGAaggcttggcttggtgagCTTGGTAAGTCTGATAGCCTTGGCATGTCAGCAAAGCTGACTACAATTGCACCGGACATGCCCGCGGAGCTCCATGGCTGCCAGTTCCACAAGTAATTCTCGTCGACATTACGCGGTAGCCTCAATGAAATTGACGCGGTTGCGAGGCTGTGAAGCTCAGTGTGAGAATCGCCAAGATGATAATATCTTTGGCGACAACAATGAGGGATATTGATAGTTGGTCTGAGCCGCTGCTGTGCTGTATATAAAGAGTCAAATTATCGACCTGAAAAAGGAACTAATCTAGCACAACATTCGAGACACTAAGCTCGTTCATAAACATCTACATCATGATTCTCAATCGTCTTAAATTCGCTCTTGCGGCTGTCTTGACAGGCAGCTCTACGACTCTTGCGACCAAACCAGATATCTACGATTATGTCATCATCGGTTCTGGTCCAGGAGGAGGCTCTCTTGCGTGAGTTAAAGCAGAGCCTCAATAAACACTTCCCCTACTAACACAGCCAATAGTGCCAATCTAGCTAGAGAGGGACACTCTGTTTTTCTGATCGAGGCTGGAGGGGACAATCACACCAGCATCCTCGAGCAGCTTCCGGCTTTGTAAGATCAGAGTCTCACAAGCGCGTGCTGTTGCTAACGGTCTCCAGGGCTCGAACTGCTGCTGAGACTCCAGGCCATTCTTGGCAATTTTTCGTCAATCACTACGACGACTTCGATTCAGCTCGCCGTGATCCGAAGTACACTTATATCCAGACCAACGGTTCATATTACGTTGGACTCGATCCGCCCGAAGGTGCTAGACCGTAAGGATCAGGACTCCTACTCGTCGAGTTTTGACTAATAACAAGATTGCAGTGCCGGCTTATACTATCCTCGCGGCTCAACCCTCGGCGGTAGTGCACAAGTCAACGCGATGAATTTTGCCTGGTGTCCCGATAACGAGTGGGACTACATCGCCAACCTCACGGGCGATACCTCTTGGGGTCATGAGCATATGCGTCGACATCTGATGAATATCGAGAACTGCACCTACGTCCCTGAGGGTACTCCGGGCCATGGTTTCGATGGTTATCTGGTTGTAAGAAACCATCCCACTTCCCTCCTGATGAATTACACTAAGGTATCTGTTTAAAGAACGACCAGAGCAACGCCACAGTCAATATCGGATCCCCCAATGTCGCCAACTTTTTCTCACAAATGTTCCGCGAGACCGAAGGCATCGATGTCGAAAACCCTGCCGAAATGaccgagcttcttctccacgaTCTCAACGGCCTTGACCCCCGTCGCTACGAAAACGGCCGCATGTACAGCACGCCCGTCGCAATCGATCCCAGCACAGCTGCCCGAAGTGGTGCTGGGATTTACATCAACCAGGTCATCGATGCCGGACACCCATTGACTGTCAGCTTTCATTCTCTGGCGACACGCGTTCTCACCAAACAGGGCCGCAATAAGAAGCCCCGCGCTTATGGTGTGGAGTATATGGTCGGTGAGGGTTTGTACTCTGCTGATGGGCGATATGATCCTGAGCAGACTGGTGAAATTCGGGAGGTCCACGCTAAACACGAGGTCATTGTTTCCGGCGGCGCGTTTAATACCCCGCAGATCCTCATGTTAAGTGGTATTGGCCCACGTGAGGAGCTGGAAGCTTGGGATATTCCTGTTGTTGTCGACCTACCAGCTGTTGTAAGTGCTCTCAGCGTCCTTCGAGTTCTTGATGCTGACCGTTCTACCAGGGTTCCAACCTGCATGACAACTACGAAGTTCCTGTTCAAATCCGCGGTGAAGAGAATTGGCTTATCCCGAGAGAATCCCCATGCACCGGTACctttgatgacgaagacCCTTGCTTCGTACTGTGGCGAGACAACGCGTCGGGCCCATACGCAGCACGCGACAGTAGTTACGGCGCCGTCTGGCGAAGCAGCCAAAGCTGGGACAATGACTCGGACCTCATGTTCCTCAGTAGTCCCGGTCTATCAGGCTTGGTGGGCTTCTACCCAGGTTACTCCACGGGCGAGAGAGCAGGCAATGATCCCGCAGAGTGGATGCACGCTGTCGTCAAGATGCAGACGAGCAACAGCGCTGGTACCGTTCGACTCAACTCATCCGATCCTCGCATCCGTCCCAACATCAATTTCAACTACTTCACCGAGTCAGCTGAGCGTGATCTCGACGCTATTGTTGAAGGAATTGAGCTGCTCAGAAGGGCATTTGACGCGACCGGTGTCGCATATACACAGCTCAGTCCCGACCCCGAGAACCTAAGACAGAGCATTCAGGACT of Fusarium oxysporum Fo47 chromosome I, complete sequence contains these proteins:
- a CDS encoding cytochrome P450, giving the protein MGNAQSPLDFVSNRWPIIVTALFACLVAAIGPRVVNALRLWTIPTIGEELGSTEKRRQAYLAGARKLYSAGYQKFKDGVFLITTSRTSPTIVISPDFLPELKKLPDATLSMEAAVDESMETKYTKIETSVPIIPHTIKGELTPSLSRLSLTIASEVRDSLNLTMPPCDDWTEVNIHHALLRIVGMVSGRMFIGPELCRSEQYLDAAINYTMEVMGAQRAVQNMRPWLRPFRAQSLPEVKKLYQRIAEAEAFLEPVVKTRTDAMNDPTYEKPDDFLQWLIDGKDKFPDKNSQNLAKVQLGLTFAAVHTTTLTATNAFYDLAALPDLQIELRDEVREALAQSGGKFTSNVLQSMKKMDSFLKETLRVHPATMASFQRKVLKTFTLSSGQVIPAGVTIEIPAVAVSSDSNVFPQADKFDPLRFYKLRTEAKDGGSVEKAANNQFVSVNQSSLTFGYGRHACPGRFFAANEIKMILAHALLQYDVKNAGGATERYPNMEFAHMSIPDPSKKLRFKSVEV
- a CDS encoding RTA1 like protein-domain-containing protein, encoding MPELKKYLGEVYLWQYVPSLVGSIIFTLLFTLATVAVGYKMHKSKTRFCLLFFFGGVCEVLGYFFRALCWNATDSLPLNIMQALFLLLPPVFFAATLYMVYSRLVRAIGGESCSLISVRWTTRLFVLGDFLTFNIQGNGGGLLANADLVHIGNIIVITGLIAQILLFLAFVACCVVFHRRFRVHLGHTSIPVAIRWKAYLNMLYFTSAFILVRNIFRVVEFAMDKEGYLQQKEWPTFVFDSILMLLVMVAFYVRYPDDLQPHSRDSATELVPKDEPRSGETGASNQMEYR